In Dysgonomonadaceae bacterium zrk40, one genomic interval encodes:
- a CDS encoding family 43 glycosylhydrolase has protein sequence MNLYNNIKTALVILSIVTTGTIKAQVGKPFIHDPSTIMECEGKYYTFGTGGGGLISDDGWNWQGGAVRPGRGAAPDAIKIGDRYLVVYGATGGGLGGGHNGRILTMWNKTLDPSSPDFKYTDPILVAQSDGVEDNDAIDPGLLLDPNTGRLWCSYGTYFGFIRLIELDPETGERVEGNEAIDIAIDCEATDLEYRDGWYYLLGTHGTCCDGPNSTYNIVVGRSREITGPYLDNMGREMLKGGGKMLLAAREKLIGPGHFGRVILEDGVEKMSCHYEADLDQGGHSVLGIRPLLWEDGWPVAGDNFKDGTYKIESVRRGYSLELAVDFVRMPGRIRRFNHDNDEPIHPIPAQQLSDVIDSWPAGNIEVRIGDYMVRPHQRWTITAVPEAGGYLGGPYYKITIADTDRALAATADAEVTTVPAFTGAAEQLWRIDQLTDGTYRIMPKMIPNCNEQLVLVSSGDSTPTLAKFDMKSDNAKWNFKNH, from the coding sequence ATGAATTTATATAACAACATCAAAACAGCACTTGTAATTTTATCAATTGTCACTACCGGGACAATAAAAGCACAGGTGGGTAAACCTTTTATTCACGACCCTTCTACCATCATGGAATGTGAGGGTAAATATTATACCTTCGGCACTGGTGGCGGCGGTTTGATATCGGATGATGGTTGGAACTGGCAGGGTGGTGCCGTAAGACCCGGAAGAGGGGCTGCACCCGATGCCATCAAAATCGGTGACCGCTATTTGGTTGTCTATGGTGCAACTGGAGGCGGTCTGGGAGGTGGTCATAACGGCAGAATATTGACCATGTGGAACAAAACCCTGGACCCCTCATCTCCTGATTTCAAGTATACGGATCCCATACTGGTTGCGCAATCCGATGGTGTGGAAGACAACGATGCCATTGACCCGGGGTTGCTGCTCGATCCAAACACCGGTCGATTATGGTGCTCTTACGGTACCTATTTCGGATTTATCCGACTCATAGAGCTCGATCCCGAAACGGGTGAGCGGGTAGAGGGGAATGAAGCGATTGATATTGCGATTGACTGTGAGGCTACCGATCTGGAGTACCGTGACGGATGGTATTATCTCCTCGGTACACACGGCACCTGTTGCGATGGACCCAATTCCACCTATAACATCGTCGTGGGCCGTTCGAGAGAAATTACGGGACCCTATCTCGACAACATGGGAAGAGAGATGTTGAAAGGTGGCGGCAAAATGCTCCTTGCTGCAAGAGAAAAACTTATCGGACCGGGACACTTCGGACGTGTCATATTGGAAGATGGTGTGGAAAAGATGTCCTGCCATTACGAGGCTGATCTGGACCAGGGGGGACACAGTGTGCTGGGCATCCGTCCTTTGCTCTGGGAAGATGGATGGCCTGTCGCGGGAGATAATTTCAAGGATGGAACCTATAAGATTGAATCTGTAAGAAGAGGCTACTCGCTTGAACTGGCAGTAGATTTTGTTCGGATGCCCGGCAGAATACGTCGTTTCAACCATGACAACGATGAACCAATTCATCCGATTCCGGCACAACAGCTGTCTGATGTCATCGATAGCTGGCCTGCCGGCAACATTGAGGTAAGAATTGGTGACTACATGGTACGCCCTCATCAGCGCTGGACCATCACAGCAGTGCCGGAGGCAGGGGGTTATCTGGGCGGTCCCTATTACAAAATCACCATTGCCGACACCGATAGGGCTCTGGCAGCCACTGCGGATGCAGAGGTAACCACTGTCCCGGCATTTACCGGTGCAGCGGAACAGCTCTGGCGAATCGATCAGTTGACAGATGGTACTTATCGCATCATGCCAAAGATGATTCCCAATTGTAACGAGCAGTTGGTTCTGGTATCATCGGGTGACAGTACCCCCACCCTTGCGAAATTTGACATGAAGAGTGACAACGCAAAATGGAACTTTAAAAACCACTAG
- a CDS encoding alpha/beta hydrolase, with translation MKRILFTALLSVYGFVTCFGQNSERQWLNLNYAGDEKEYHNLDIYLPQTEEPAYKAIVVIYGSAWFGNNMKQFAFDALGKQLLEGGFAVIAINHRSSSDAPYPAQINDVKSAIRFIRANATLYNIDASFIGITGFSSGGHLASLAGTTNGVKEYSINNTTVDIEGNVGPHHSVSSAVSAVVDWFGPIDMLLMDECKGPKGNDSPEAALIRGNPADNPDMIALLNPITFLDEADPHFLVIHGAADNVVPHCQSELFAAALKENKLLNQLISVPEGQHGPVTFNEHTFKTMVRFFREEAEKQNLSTKR, from the coding sequence ATGAAACGAATTCTATTTACCGCACTCCTTTCGGTCTATGGTTTTGTTACCTGCTTCGGGCAAAATAGCGAAAGGCAGTGGCTCAACCTGAATTATGCCGGAGATGAAAAGGAATATCACAACCTTGACATCTATCTCCCCCAAACGGAAGAACCTGCTTACAAAGCAATAGTTGTCATTTACGGCAGTGCATGGTTTGGGAACAACATGAAACAATTCGCATTCGACGCTTTGGGGAAGCAACTCCTCGAAGGCGGATTCGCTGTGATTGCCATCAACCACCGATCAAGTTCAGATGCTCCCTATCCGGCACAGATCAATGATGTGAAGTCTGCCATACGTTTTATCAGGGCAAATGCTACCCTCTACAATATCGATGCTTCTTTTATCGGCATCACAGGTTTTTCTTCGGGAGGACATCTCGCATCTCTGGCAGGCACTACGAACGGTGTAAAAGAGTATAGTATCAACAACACGACGGTTGATATCGAAGGGAATGTGGGGCCACATCACTCTGTCAGCAGTGCAGTCAGTGCTGTAGTCGACTGGTTTGGGCCCATTGATATGTTGCTGATGGATGAATGCAAGGGTCCCAAAGGGAATGATTCTCCCGAAGCAGCACTGATCAGGGGAAATCCGGCCGACAACCCTGACATGATTGCATTGCTCAATCCCATCACCTTTTTAGATGAAGCTGATCCTCATTTTCTGGTGATACATGGTGCTGCCGACAATGTGGTACCACACTGCCAAAGTGAACTCTTCGCTGCGGCATTGAAAGAGAATAAATTGCTGAATCAATTGATATCCGTTCCTGAAGGCCAGCACGGCCCTGTAACTTTTAACGAACATACTTTTAAGACAATGGTCCGTTTCTTTAGGGAAGAAGCGGAAAAACAGAACCTTTCAACTAAAAGATAA
- a CDS encoding alpha/beta hydrolase — protein sequence MKTLVKWIMTAIMSIAAMQANAFNSEIFQIKLSDGVTTTVRLALPEEGKIDRIVFAVHGTGPYTYLTRRDGFNYYDVLAEGFCGKGTGFFTYNRRGVDLGDQAPWFDTVDSTQYAKYQPHIEADDIETMIAFLKNDHRFSDCKIILYGISEGTIIASMVAERNKVMIDALLLHGYAHDNMFDIIKWQNNGNGVMIMIKSVFDSNDDNAVDREEYELEDATVSAYRGYLFNNLPFDSVDVVKDNAIDIRDINKMREPVQQILMKKIAENEEDWIWNNYFRVPVNWFKEHFALEPNKTRLTRVKIPIYLFHGRDDSNVPVEGLFDLEERFRACQKSNLKIFVFDKHNHDLNFQEWVATKSYSEGLQKLFEISVEI from the coding sequence ATGAAAACTCTGGTAAAATGGATTATGACGGCAATCATGTCAATTGCCGCAATGCAAGCCAATGCATTCAACTCCGAAATCTTTCAGATCAAATTGTCCGATGGTGTAACAACAACAGTCAGACTCGCACTCCCGGAAGAAGGAAAGATCGACCGGATTGTTTTTGCAGTGCACGGCACCGGACCATACACATATCTGACCCGAAGAGATGGTTTCAATTACTATGATGTATTGGCGGAAGGTTTTTGTGGGAAAGGAACCGGTTTCTTTACCTACAATCGCCGTGGGGTTGATTTAGGCGATCAGGCACCTTGGTTTGACACGGTGGACAGCACTCAATACGCCAAATATCAGCCCCATATCGAAGCCGACGATATTGAAACCATGATTGCATTCCTGAAGAATGATCATCGCTTCAGTGATTGTAAAATAATTCTCTACGGTATAAGCGAAGGTACAATCATCGCCTCCATGGTTGCCGAACGGAATAAGGTAATGATCGATGCATTGCTCTTACACGGATATGCTCATGATAACATGTTTGATATTATCAAGTGGCAAAACAATGGCAACGGTGTAATGATCATGATCAAATCGGTATTCGACAGCAACGATGACAATGCGGTGGATAGAGAGGAATATGAACTTGAAGATGCTACAGTGTCTGCATACAGAGGCTACTTGTTCAACAATCTGCCATTTGATTCGGTCGATGTGGTAAAAGACAATGCAATTGACATCAGAGACATCAACAAAATGCGGGAACCAGTTCAACAGATCCTCATGAAGAAGATTGCAGAAAATGAAGAAGATTGGATATGGAACAACTATTTTAGGGTACCCGTTAACTGGTTCAAAGAACATTTTGCACTTGAGCCCAACAAAACGAGACTCACCAGAGTAAAAATCCCCATCTATCTGTTTCATGGGAGAGATGATTCAAATGTTCCGGTTGAGGGGCTCTTCGACCTTGAAGAGCGGTTTCGGGCATGTCAGAAATCAAATCTGAAGATCTTTGTTTTTGACAAACACAACCATGATTTGAATTTTCAGGAGTGGGTTGCAACAAAGAGCTATTCAGAAGGATTGCAAAAGTTGTTTGAAATCTCGGTTGAAATTTAG
- a CDS encoding esterase — translation MKNAMKLFFSFLFLCSLLAKGQETVQLPEGTLPNEFNIVGAEYPRVGKDGRTYFKVHAPDANKVEISFRGEMEKGEDGFWTLVSQEPEVVGFHYYQVIIDGVSVADPNGKPVFGMGKWVSGIEIPEEGGDYYKPQANVPKGRVSESWYFSEVRNEWRRCFVYTPACYEKEPEHKFPVLYLQHGMGENETSWSNQGRMNFIMDNLIASGEAKPMVVVMDNGNIENFSTLPGENPNEARARFGADFSSILLNEIIPHIESSFRVLTDRDNRAMAGLSWGGLQTFNITLNNLDKFSYIGGFSGAGMINTNELDQAYNGVFKDPAAFNEKVHVFFMGIGSEERPERTRNLSESLKNAGINNVYYESPGTAHEFLTWRRCLKEFVPLLFK, via the coding sequence ATGAAAAATGCGATGAAATTATTTTTTTCTTTCCTTTTCCTCTGCTCATTATTGGCAAAAGGGCAAGAAACAGTTCAGCTGCCCGAAGGAACTCTTCCCAATGAATTCAACATAGTGGGAGCCGAGTATCCCCGCGTTGGCAAAGATGGACGCACCTACTTTAAAGTACACGCACCCGACGCCAACAAAGTAGAGATCAGCTTTCGGGGTGAAATGGAAAAAGGAGAAGATGGCTTTTGGACCCTGGTCTCACAAGAGCCGGAGGTAGTGGGTTTTCACTACTATCAGGTGATTATCGACGGTGTAAGTGTGGCCGATCCGAATGGCAAACCGGTCTTCGGTATGGGCAAATGGGTCAGCGGTATTGAAATCCCGGAAGAGGGAGGTGATTACTACAAGCCACAGGCGAATGTTCCCAAAGGAAGGGTCAGCGAAAGCTGGTACTTCTCTGAAGTGCGCAATGAATGGCGTCGTTGTTTCGTCTATACACCTGCCTGTTACGAAAAAGAGCCGGAACACAAGTTCCCTGTTTTATATCTGCAGCATGGTATGGGTGAAAATGAAACCAGCTGGTCCAACCAGGGTCGGATGAACTTCATCATGGACAACCTGATTGCGTCGGGGGAAGCAAAACCGATGGTGGTGGTGATGGATAACGGCAACATCGAAAACTTCAGCACGCTGCCCGGTGAAAATCCCAATGAAGCAAGAGCAAGATTTGGTGCCGACTTCTCCTCCATCCTGCTGAATGAGATCATCCCCCACATTGAATCGAGCTTCAGAGTGCTGACCGACCGTGACAACAGGGCGATGGCAGGACTCTCCTGGGGAGGATTGCAGACCTTTAACATCACACTGAACAACCTCGATAAATTCTCCTACATTGGCGGATTCAGTGGGGCAGGGATGATCAACACCAATGAATTGGATCAGGCATACAATGGAGTCTTCAAAGATCCCGCTGCATTCAATGAGAAAGTTCATGTATTCTTTATGGGTATAGGCTCCGAAGAACGCCCTGAACGTACCAGAAATCTAAGTGAGTCGCTGAAAAATGCGGGCATCAACAACGTTTATTACGAATCTCCGGGAACAGCGCATGAGTTCCTCACCTGGCGCAGATGTCTGAAAGAGTTCGTCCCGCTGTTGTTCAAATAG